Within Anolis sagrei isolate rAnoSag1 chromosome 3, rAnoSag1.mat, whole genome shotgun sequence, the genomic segment GTCAAGTATTCTGGGCTGTCTTTTCTTTAGCTCTTTTAACTTCTCACTCTGTTCCCTCTTTGTTCGTATATCTTTTTTCCATGCTGTTTTTTGTGGGCTGGAAATAAattctatataaatcaaaatatatAGAGAACATAATCGATTAATTGACCTGCAATGTGAATTGAGTTTATAtgaaattttattttcttatttaagaTCAGAACATGGCTTTTCTTGCTGCAAGAGTTCAATATTGGGGGTATTATATGCAGAACATTACTGCATTTCATCCATTCTAAGACTTGCTTTTTCCTATATGGGCATCTAGAAATGGGGTGTGCCTTAGAATCACATTATGTATTTTTGTAGATGgtgatggtactgaaattagggtgtgtcTTACAATCAATAGTGTTTTACACTATTCATAGCAATACTGACTCATGTTGATTATTGTTACAAATCAATATTTGTGCTAATtagaaattgaaataaaaatcatggttaaagcttttaaaaataggcAAACAGCAGTTTTATTTTTGCTTGCTCAGAAGTCTTGTCATATGGAATGAAGCAACATCTGTAAGTGTGCTTTGTACACTTGGTGTCAGGCAAAAACCATAGGTAGCGCAATAAATGGATTTGTaaattattttgatttgattACAAAGCATATTTTGTGAAATGAAAACATTGCATCAACCATGGTTTAATATGCTTAATTGTGGTTTAATGTGAGGCAGGCATGTTACTAGGCACTGAAAGTTGAGATTTGGGCTGGTAGGACAAAAAAATTACACTATATATCAACTTGAAATGGAAGACATGCTAAGTACACCTGCCTTTACCTTCTTCCTAGTTATATGGGGTTATTGAGCAGTAGATACTGCTTAAAACAAGGCTTTCGCCTATAAAGacttaaatggttctggtccagcttatctgtccgaataTATATCTCTCTATGAAGTAAGTTAAGTAAATTAAGTTAGTAAATTAAGATCTTCCGTGGGGgttctgctctcggccccaccggcctcacaggtgtggctggtgggacgagggacagggcctttttggtggtggccccacggctgtggaacttcctcctgagtgagatcaggtcagccccctccctcctgacctttaggagacagctaaataCCTGGCTGTGAATCCAGTTGTtcagcccatcataggaatatttaaagttaaagagAAAGTTGAAAgcgcaatgacccaggactgtttgcaacaacagctatgtctttgtgtgataggtgatgttattttatgttatgtgtttaataatgtttaatgttttattaggggagggttaattttaatatttttatcaatggcatcgaattgttgccaacactgtgaacagtcctgaatcccctttggggttgagaagggctgtatacaaatatcgcaaataaataaatagatttgttTCTATTCTGAACAACCTGTGAATAgtatgttttctttcttctacAGAGGCAACATGTATCACAGAGATGTCCTTAATGATGGCCTGTTGGAAACAGAATGAATTCAGTGACATAGCTTGTGCCCGGGAGATCCAGACGTTCTATGACTGTGCAGCAAAGGCAGAAGTAATCTACCTCTCCTTAAGCACCATAAAACTAGGTTCTGTAGATAATTGGAGTGTGCAATGTCTCTATGCGTCATCATTACTCATTGCTATATTAGAGCACAGTAGGGAGTCCCCATATTTTAATTCTACAGTTACTGCTTGTTATATTACTGCAAGTATTTTCCTCTTGTGTGTAGAAATTGTTGTCTTCCCTGGAGCGTCTGCTCCACTCTTTACTGAAAAGCTTCCTCCTCTCTGATAAGTCAAAGAGCAAGGATACAGTGTGCTGTAGCTTCTCCAACCGAGCAGCTACTGTATCTTCAGCTCAATAACTTCCACTTGCTGCAGATATAGGACAGCAGATTCTCTTGATGGGAAAACAAACAGCAGGGTACTGCAATAGCTGTCACCATCTGTGCTCTTGCTCTATTTACATAGTATTATTTTCTTTGTATTCAGCTAGTTTGTGACAGTGCCCTTTGTTCCATTAAATTATACAAGTAAACATAAATATGTTTAGGGAAGCAGACAGATTTCAAAACAGAATAGTTATTGTGTTCCGGTAATTGTTTTTCATAGGGTTCAAAGATAATATCAGTTTATTTGCACCCAATTAAAGTTGTTTGTATATAACACACACACTTCATAGTCATCATGTCAGATGTTCTGTTTTGTCAGTTATTTTATTCTTAGAAAATTATAATCCCCCTTTTTCCTGGTGAAGAAACAGATATTAACAGGAAACTGACTAGACATAGTGTGCAGCTAAGTACACTTGCAAGATATCTCGAGTATATACAGCTTTCTGTTCCGAGAAATAGACAGTGATTTTGATCATAGttaattttaactgttttaaagaaaaaaagagtatATTTTTGCTTCTTACTGCACTGACTCAACCATTTGTAGCTATCTCCAGGTGCTGATGTTTCTGTCATTGGAAATAATGGTGGGATTTGCATTTAAAGAAGTAAAAGTATTTTATTTGCATTCTTTTTTAGGCAGAACGCAAGGAGAAAATTCGCCAAGAGTCCCTTGGCCTATCAGGAAATCTTACTTCTCAACAAGTCAACAAAATACTGAGGCGGTTCCCTAACATTACAAAAAATTCTTAATGAGGATTTGCTTTCCTCTGTGTCTGGATACCAGGAGCCAAAATGGCTCTTTTTGGTGGAATTCCCTCCTACTTTGACTTTCAATTTGAAGGATGTACTCCATAACTACAAGAGCTGAAGTCGAGGACTCTCTGTTCCAGATCGGGTGAAAACCTAAAGTACCTTCTGCTATGAAGCTTCTTTCAGCAGAAGGAGATTTGCTTGAAATGTTGCTCATTTCATACCACTTTTAAGTCTTGTGTGAAATAAAATCTGATTAAATGTTTAACAGTTGTATCTGTTGTTAGGAGATAGATTGTGCTGGTGGTTTTGTACATGTTAGTTGGATATGTTTACTTGTTCTAGAAAAGATGACTGAGAGGGcacatgattgccatgtttaaatatttcaaaagatgtcacattgaggagggggcaagcttgttttctgctgttctgtagacaaggacatggagcaatggattcaaattgcagggaaagaaattccacctaaacattaggaagaagttcctaatGGTAAGAGTTATTTGGCAGTGGGATATGCTGTCTTAGAGCTTGGTAAGTTTCTTCTGGGGGTTtgtaaggagaggctggatgtccatctgtcaggactgctttgattatgtattcttgtatggcagaatggggttgaactcaatggcccttatggtctcttcttgctctgtgattctgtgaataCAGTGGATCCTCAGTATCTGCTGGTATTTGGTTCCAGGAGTCCTATGTTGATACTAAAGtctgtagatgctcaagtcccattatctgcaatggtgtaataaaatggtcTCTTATATTCAATGGCAATTTTTTGCAGATGGGGAGATATTTTCAAGCTGCTTTGATTCTCCTTTGTGTAGCaaaaagtggggtaaaaataaacacaataacaataataaaatcatcTGCTCAAGCCATTAGATGGTTGACTCCATACatatggagagccaactgtataTACTCACAGAAAAAAACCTTCTTTATGAACCTCAGGTCTCTAAAATATGACATTGGTTCAGGCAGAGCATGAGTAAATGCATCTTTTAACCCTGTTTCTCATGGTAAAAATTAGTCAAAATTCCAATTATTCTTAATCATCTGTTTTGAGGAGTATAACGGTAACATCTGTATGTCAAATTGTTTTTAAGATCATACAAAGATATTAATCTCTGGCACAATTAATTGTTTCCTGGCAGGACATTCTGGGGATATATAATCTTTCAGGTCTTcgtctctgaggcagagagagagaaatgtcctTCCAGAGAGAGACTTCACACATGCCTTACTTCTGTGTGAAAATGCTTTATTGTGATTCCATCATTGGAACAAAAATTAGATGAGCCAAGAGATGTGGTAAGAGAGACTGAATGTGAAGATAAGAATATTAACTATCCTATTGAGAGCAGTGGCAAGAAAAATAAAAGCTAAAGAAAGCGTTATAAAGGattgtttaaaataaaaaagatccCTCTTTTTGCCTTGTGAGCAAGATAAAGAACACCAGTATTTTTCTCTCACAGGATTGATCTATAGGTCTAGTTTATTAATCCCATCCATGTACCAAActgaaatcacacacacacaaaattgctTGAAAGCCTCTCTTCCCAATTCAACCCCAAGAATGAGCACATATATTATGCATATATGCCGATTCCTAGATTAGATTTTTGTCATACCAGTATAGAACATTGACAGGAAATCTTGGGGAAGATAATgattctgggggaaatggaaggtaaaaggaagaagggccaaccaaggacaagatggatggtatccttgaagtgactggcttgaccttgaaggagctgggggtggtgaccggccgacagggaactctggtgtgggctggtccataaggtgaCCAAGAGTTAGAGGGAGCAactcaataaataaacaacaaattataaaacatacaaaagtatttgtttaatttttgtaGTTCCGTAATATCTATCGCAGGGGTGGGCAGCTGGGAGGCTAGAGGCCATATTAGTTCATCAGAAGACCTTAAAGGACTGTATAGTGTCTTCCCATACACAATCTGGTGGATTTTTTTTACCCCAAATGAACTAAACATACGTGGGGCATTTTGCCTGTAATTGGGGTGGAGTAGGGGGTGGACTTTTTTAGGCCCAGAAAAAGACTTAATAAGAAGTGACCAAAAGTTTTTGAGAAAGACCTTTCCTGATTCTATAATGATCCAGATGAGGCCAAAAATGTGGCAAAGATTCCCCACATCCCTAGAGGGTATATGGAAGTAAAAtgtactttaaaatgtttttccctCCTGGGTGCTGTAGATTGTTTACATCACATCTTTAGGCTGAAAGACATAGGGAGGGGCAAAATGGTAAGAGACACAGACACTAATCAGTTCATCTTTGCTCCTTCTCTTTCTGCAGTTGCTCTTCATGAAGGAGACAGCATTAGAAATATGCTTAAAATAACAAAATTGGAATGTAATTTACATTTTATATACTCCATTTGTGTTAGTATTGAAGTTTTCTGCCATACAAAACATGGGCTTCTCACTGAATAACCGTTTTTATAGCATTTCTTCATGCCTTCTGTCACTTCCTTTCTGTAGAAATGGGTCCAGTGTGCTTTTTATTTTTCACGTACATAATGCTGCTACCTATGGTTTGGAGCTTTGGTATTGTTCAAAATGCCTGTTATTGCTACTGCAAACATACATTGGCCATACTCACTCACCCCTCAGGAAGAAAAAGAGTTATGATAGTATGGCCTGTTTTTCTCtgcctgtttttttttgggggggggggggcaaactgaACTGTCAGCCATAACGTGCTGTTATGGATATTTCTTTCCaggttcctcctcctttcttgtcCTCAATTACTTCTGTCTGCAACTGGTCATGATAGTTACCTACTAATTACATAATTGCAATTTCTTGGCCAGACACTGCAGTAAGAAACACCCAAGCCACTCCCTCCTCTTTCTGGAAATTAATTCATGGTTTAATAGAGTTGCATCAGACTTGGCACGGTCTTTGCATGATAATGACAGGATAAGATGGAGTGTTGAGCGTCAAGATGGAAGGAGCTATGTGCACATGCAAAGTCAAGTTCTGTATCATTTCAGCCAAAAGTTACATGGTTTTGAAAGAACTTTGTATCTTTTCTTACTATAGAATAATATAAATTACTGACCCCCTTCCCCAATTGAGTTTATTTGGGGGAGTAGTAGAGTGAATAGGCAGAAATCCTGCTATACTGGCCATTGGCATTATTGGCCATGTTATCTGTCACACTGTATATAAGTCTTCCCAAAAACGAGCATAATTCAGATAAGTGCTGGGAACCAAAAGGGCTCTCGTGAAAGCATGTTTCCAGAATAATGGGTGTGCTGTGAGGCAAAGTGCCAACTGTGGCTGCAACAGACTACCCTTTACAGTAGCAGAGAAATAAAAGTTgtggtttacttacttacttaggcgatcccttgttgtccgagtaggattgtctttcaAGATCCGTGTattggtggtgggtacgtaggtgactgtgaagccctattcttgacctgcgtggtctcctgcagtgaaggcatcggtttccaagtcccggtcggggttgacttgacgcgccttcctcttgacatgtttctctcttttgccctccatttgtgcctcttcaaattctacagcactgctggtcacagctgacctccagctggtgatctcaagggccagggcttcccagttttctctGTCTATGCTagcatttttaaggttggctttaagcccatctttaaatctctttttctgtccaccaacatttcgttttccgctCTTGaatgagttcagagtagagcaacttctgtgggagacggtggttgggcattaggacaatgtggccggtccagcggagttgatgacggatgaccatcgcttcaatgatggtggtctttcctttttccagcatgctgacatttgtctgcctgtcttcccaagaaatttgcaggatttttctgaggcaacgtcgatggaatcattctaggagttgcatgttacgtctgtagatagtcttgcaggcgtatagcagggttgggaggacagtaacTTTAtacacaagcaccttggtatccctacagatgtcccagtcctcaaacaatCTGTAATtcgtttggaaaaatgctgcacttgcagagctcaggtggtgttgtatttcagtgccaatgttgacttttgtggagaggtgactgtcaaggtagcggaaattgtcaactTTTTTAATGTTACATTAGAAACATTTAGAACATTTTCAAAAGCTGTGGGCATCTGCGCCCAAAGGTAATGTCTAAATTTGTAGCCTTGCATAATGATGCAGCAGCCCACCAAAGGCAGCATCATCTAAACAATCTCaaaaatgcccccctccccccatcagaCAGTTGATCCTTGAGAAACAGCAGTTAAGGTTTCTGatgaaaacaacagaaaatacatttctTTGTTCCTGCTACTTTGAAGCCTGTTGATTGGGGCTACTGCCTTGGATTGCCAAAAGCAACAACTCATTTCAGGACCAAAATCAGAGGCCAAGGGTGTAGTCTTGTGAAGTCATAGTAGGAGAGCGAGCAGAATATGGACCATGAACCATAACTGCTTATGGAATTAGCATAAATGTTATTAGATTATATGAGAGCAGAATTTGGTAGGATATGGCTGGCTGCGTATTATGGCAATCCAGAGCCTTGGAAAGGTCACCAAAACATTTTGGGGCTGGGAACAAGATATGCCCAAAAGCCATAGTGGTTGCCACAATCTCAATTAGAATTTCCATTCTATGGAATGGCACATGGAGATCTTTTCGGGATCTTATGTCTCAGTGCCAGCCCTAGATTCTGTGGCAGAACTACTTTCAGTTTGCAATAAGAGAGCTCAGGAATCATGGTACTGCTGCTCCACCCCTGGCCTTCCTCCAGAGAAAGCAACAGGTTTGGGGACATTGCACCCACCATTTCTATACCTGGTCTTCCCACCTTAGCAGTTGCCACACTCATGCAAACCGTTCACATTGAGTCCTCAGATGGGAGTGAATGGACATAACATGCCCAGGCTATAAtgcagggaaagaaaaagtgcattccaaaacagaaaatattataaGGGAATAACTGGTTGACTGGTTGTGTTCAGCATAGGAGGAGCCATTTTAAAACCAGAAGGCAAACTGGAAGTTGAAAAGGCAGAATTGCTCCCTTCTGCCCAAAAGGATATGGGAAATTGTTAGTTTAATCcccttaaaaataaacaaaatataacaCAGGGTGGGCGTAATCCTTTTGAGTCCCAGAGGAGACCAATGCAGCTCTTAACGTCCAGATGTTGTCTCTAAGTGTGCATGTGTTATCTCTAAGTGTGTATGTTGCCTGTTGAataatttcacaggattttctt encodes:
- the CHCHD1 gene encoding small ribosomal subunit protein mS37, with the translated sequence MAASRPPIPSCVGALTQLSKARGKAATKKFPRPLVLANQVSNRRLRQGEATCITEMSLMMACWKQNEFSDIACAREIQTFYDCAAKAEAERKEKIRQESLGLSGNLTSQQVNKILRRFPNITKNS